The DNA segment CCGTTACCGGGCTGATGGCCGACTCAACGTACTACTTCGCGATCAGGGTAGCCGACGAAGCCGGCAACTGGTCGGGCCTGTCGAATGTCGCGCAGGCAGTTTGTTTCGATGACTATGCCGTCACATTTGCCGATTCGGCGCTCGAACGCGTTGTTCGGTTTTATGTGAGCAAGCCAGGCGGCGACGTGCTCCGGTCCGATATGCTGGCGCTCTGGTCGGTCAATGCCTCCGGTCAGCACATACGAAACCTTTCAGGCATTGAACACTGCCGCAACCTGCGGCGGCTTCTGCTATGGAACAATCGCGTGACCGACATCAGTCCACTCTCCGGGCTCGTCGGTCTGCGAGTACTCAATATTGGCTACAACGGCCTGGCCGACATCGGACCGCTGCAGAGTCTGGTCCTGCTCGATACCCTTGATCTTCACGCCAATGCAATCAGCGACATCGCGGCATTGTCCGGGATGAAAAACCTCTTGGAGTTGAACCTCAGCAGCAACGAAATCTGGAATATGGCGCCACTGGCGGACAATGCGACACTGCGAAGCCTGCTGCTCGATGACAATGAGATCGCCTTTGTTAATGCGCTGTATAACGTGACCGGGCTCGACCGGTTGAGTCTCGCCCGGAACCACATCGACGACATCCTGCCGTTGACGTACAACGCCGGACTGGGAACCGGCGACACGATCTGGCTGACAGGCAACCCGCTGGCCGCATCGACGACCGACAGTCTGATCGCGGTGCTTCGTGATCGCGGCGTGATCGTGGTCAACTGAAAAGACAGCCGCGCCCTTCGAATCCGAAAGCCGGCTTCGATATCACCGTGAGTGCGCCCGTGCCGCCTGTTGAGCATACGCCGCCGGAATGTGAACGAGGTGACACTTCGAGCAGCTCTCGCGACCTATCAACTGCATCAACTCACCTGCTCGTGCGGCGTCCACTTCGGGTTTGACGAGCTCTGATTCGAGCGCGGCGATCAACGTGTCAATATCGTCGCTGACATAATAGTGACGCTCCGTCTCATGGCACACCATACAGGCGTCGCCAAACGTCTCGAACCGGCTCTTGAACCCCGCAAACTGCGCCCGGGCATTCTCGATTTGACCCTGCGCCAGATCGGCGCCTATACCGCTGAAGTTTGTCTCCATCATCAGCATGAGACGGGCATAGCTGACATCAGCGCCGCTCAGCGGATCGGTGAGCGCAATATCAGCGAATCTCCCCCAGTGAAACCGATGCTGTACCGGGGCCATGGTCGACAGATGGCAGCTGTGACACACCGCGCCGACCGCCTCGACTGCGGGCATGATCTGCGACATGTCCCGCGTCGCAACTGCCTCGGCAAGCCGATCCACAGGTTCAACCGGGTAACGGTCTGTCCATTCCGGCACCATCGCGGCGGCGCCGAGATACGCCTTTCTGAAGGCGTCGAAATCACCCGCGACATGATCCAGGTCGCCTTCGAGCGCGTCGCTCACCATCGCTGAAAACGGTTGTGACATGCTCATCATGGCAAGCAGATACGCCGGCGCCGGGCTGACCGGCGGATAATACTGCTCAAGCGACGCAGGCAGGGTTGCGTGATGATCGACCATCGCCTCCCCGTCGCCGTGAACCGAGGCCGTGCCCGTGACCAGGACCACCACCACGAGGCACAGGACACCAATGCATTTGTTGATCAGCTGCACGGTACTCTCCTGAAGTTGTGATGTGTGAATATGAATCGAACCGATTCGCATAAAGCGGTTGCCCGCCACTGGAGGCTTTGACTTAAGTCAAATCCGGCATCTAGCCGACTACCGGGAGGACCTGCACGTGAGAACCGACTGTCGCTGTTGCAGCCATCGTTACCGGAAGGTCGATTGACAGGGCGCAGCTGCGTGCGCTGCAACCGTCGAACCTGATAGTTGCCTCCACTGCTGTGAACCGGATGTGACCGCACGTGCAATAGGCGCGCCCGAACGGCGGGGCAGCGGACCCCGAAAACGGCCGATGCAACAGAGTACAGTGGCTCCGGGTTGGCAGAATCCAGCGCGGCGCCGCTCTCCTCCCGCCCAACTGTTTTCGTTGAGAATATTGGATCGATAATATCTAAGTTATCGCCATCCCGGCAGATCTCGACATCTTATTATATGTCAAATAGTTACGCTTGTAATACTAAATCGTGACAGGCCGGTTTCTGCACATACTTCAGATTGCAGTTGACAACCGGGTCCAGATTATTTAAGATAACGGAGTCCGAAATACGAAATAGCATGTCGCTCGATTCGAGCGACCGACCGGTTACCATGTAGGGCGAGTACCAGACGTGAATGCAATTCGACTCCACCGACCGTTTTTCTCCTCCGCGATAGTCTGCACGCTGACTGTCGGGACCGGCTGGGGCGCGTATCTCCTCTGGCAGATCAGCGAAGCCGGCTCGTTTACCGCAGTGTCGCTTCATCTGATCAACGCCCACGGCCATGCCCAGGTCTTCGGCTGGGTCGGCCTGTTTATCATGGGCTTCACTCTTCAGATACTCCCCCGCTTCCTCCAGACAAAAGTGTGGGGACCCAGTTTGGTTGACTGGGTCTTCGGCCTCATGATTGTCGGTATCCTCGGCCGGCTCGTCGGCGGGTATTACTGGGACGCCGCCTGGGGCCGCCTTGTCGGCCAATTCGGCAGCGTCAGTGAAATCGTCGCCGTGGCCCTGTTTGTACTGATTGTCGTCAGGACAGTTCGACAATCGCTGTCCCCTGTCTCCGTAATCGAACTGTATATACTGGCGTCGTTGTTCTGGCTGACGGTTGCGGTCGTCTTCTCTGCGGTCCATTTCGCGATTACCGTCGGGGCGCCGAGCCGACCGGCGCTGCTCCAGCAGGTGGCCACCTGGCAGGCTCCTCTACGCGACGTACAGATAATCGGTTTTGCGCTCGTGATGATTCTCGGTGTCAGCCAGCGCATCTTGCCGGGCGTGTACCGGACTGAGGCTACCGACAGTCGGAAGAGCCTGACCGTACTGATCCTCGTCAACCTGGCCGTGCTGCTCGCCGTGGTCGCCCATCCTGTCTTCATCTCGACCGGATCAATGCTGGCGCTCGTCGTGCGAGGGGCGGCAGGACTGCTGCTGTTCGTGTCCGTCGCCTGGTTGATAATTCCCTGGAGGCTATGGCGATTGCCAAAACCGCCCGACCGAAGCGCAAAGTTTATCTCGACCGCGTTCGGTTGGCTGCTCGCGTCGCTCACCCTCACCCTGCTGACGCCCCTTTACTCCGGCTGGAGCGATATGGCCTTCTCGCATGCGTACTTCGGCGCGGCACGGCATGCTATCACGGTCGGCTTCGTCTCTCAAATGATTCTCGGTGTGGCCGCCCGAGTTGTTCCGTTCCTTCAGGGATTAAATGCGAAAGATCTCCCCTCGCTGCGGAGCGTGTATGCACTGATCAATGTCGGCTGCTCCCTCCGCGTTATCCTGCAGATTGCGACCGACCATGCTCCCGCCGCCTTTCAGCTGATCGCCGTGAGCGGACTGCTGGAGCTTACTGCAATAGCCGTCTGGGGTGTACACCTGATCCGCCTCATGTATTCGCGACCGTCGCCGCCGTTTGATTCGCACAGAGGCATTTCCGGCGGAATGCGCGTACGCAATAAGATCGTATAGCCTAACCAGTCACAAGAGGATATTACTCATGACCATCTCCACGGAATCAACCGTCGCATCGCTGGCCACCGAGCACCCGCTCGCTACTCGCGTCTTCTCGCGTTATGGTATCGACTTCTGCTGTGGCGGTGGACGGCCGCTGAAGGATGTGTGCGGAGAAAAGGGTCTCGATGTCGGCCGCGTGGTTGAAGAGATCCGACAGGAACTATCGTCTGCCGACGAGCAGGTTCATCGATGGGACACCCGGCCGCTCGACAAACTGATCCAGCATATCCTCGACACGTATCATCGTCCGCTCGACGAGGAACTTCCGCGCCTGCAGCAAATGGCCGCCCGGGTGCTCGAGGTTCATCACGATAAAGACCCCGGGCGGTTGACCGAACTGGTCGACGTCTATGCCGGCCTGAAGACGGAATTGGAGGATCACATGGCCAAAGAAGAACAGATTCTGTTCCCCATGATCCTGAGAGGACAGGGTGCGCTAACCAATGGACCCATTGCGGTCATGGAACACGAGCACGAATCGGTTGGCATCGCCCTTCGGCGGCTGCGCGAACTGACCGATGACTTCGAAGTGCCGCTCGAAGCCTGCAATACCTGGAGGGCGTTGTGGAAGGGCCTCGAAGCGCTCGAACAGTCGCTTCACGTGCATATTCACCTCGAAAACAACATTCTCTTTCCGCGTGCCTTGGAGAATTGAACGAGGACCGGCGCCGATGCGCTCCTTCGACGCGTGATCCTCACTTCGGCCTCAGGTAAAACAGCAGCGAACCCTCGCCCGACAGCAGTATCACCTTTCCCAACAGGGTTCGCTGCATGGTGATACCTCGTGTGCCCTGCTGTTATCGA comes from the Candidatus Zixiibacteriota bacterium genome and includes:
- a CDS encoding leucine-rich repeat domain-containing protein, whose product is MRTVFLSIVSFSVLIWLSCAESERDISGEDESLDHTEPAVIADLIVTAMTPTGVSLAWTATGDDGDSGVAAVYDLRYWQYEITFDNWDSTLPVQGLPAPGPAHARDSVSVTGLMADSTYYFAIRVADEAGNWSGLSNVAQAVCFDDYAVTFADSALERVVRFYVSKPGGDVLRSDMLALWSVNASGQHIRNLSGIEHCRNLRRLLLWNNRVTDISPLSGLVGLRVLNIGYNGLADIGPLQSLVLLDTLDLHANAISDIAALSGMKNLLELNLSSNEIWNMAPLADNATLRSLLLDDNEIAFVNALYNVTGLDRLSLARNHIDDILPLTYNAGLGTGDTIWLTGNPLAASTTDSLIAVLRDRGVIVVN
- a CDS encoding NnrS family protein, with the translated sequence MNAIRLHRPFFSSAIVCTLTVGTGWGAYLLWQISEAGSFTAVSLHLINAHGHAQVFGWVGLFIMGFTLQILPRFLQTKVWGPSLVDWVFGLMIVGILGRLVGGYYWDAAWGRLVGQFGSVSEIVAVALFVLIVVRTVRQSLSPVSVIELYILASLFWLTVAVVFSAVHFAITVGAPSRPALLQQVATWQAPLRDVQIIGFALVMILGVSQRILPGVYRTEATDSRKSLTVLILVNLAVLLAVVAHPVFISTGSMLALVVRGAAGLLLFVSVAWLIIPWRLWRLPKPPDRSAKFISTAFGWLLASLTLTLLTPLYSGWSDMAFSHAYFGAARHAITVGFVSQMILGVAARVVPFLQGLNAKDLPSLRSVYALINVGCSLRVILQIATDHAPAAFQLIAVSGLLELTAIAVWGVHLIRLMYSRPSPPFDSHRGISGGMRVRNKIV
- the ric gene encoding iron-sulfur cluster repair di-iron protein, whose protein sequence is MTISTESTVASLATEHPLATRVFSRYGIDFCCGGGRPLKDVCGEKGLDVGRVVEEIRQELSSADEQVHRWDTRPLDKLIQHILDTYHRPLDEELPRLQQMAARVLEVHHDKDPGRLTELVDVYAGLKTELEDHMAKEEQILFPMILRGQGALTNGPIAVMEHEHESVGIALRRLRELTDDFEVPLEACNTWRALWKGLEALEQSLHVHIHLENNILFPRALEN